The nucleotide sequence GCAAGATGAACAGCTTCCTCTAAATTCGGTTTGCTCATATCCGAATGAAAGTCGAAACTGTGCCAAAGTTCATTGTGCAAAAAGAAATCTTCAGCCTCATAAGGAGTGTGTTCTATTGCTCTGTTAAGCACATTTTCAATAGCTAAGGGGTGAAAGAGTATCCCAAAAGGGTTTACCGTAACAGGAATTTTATAATAACTAAACTTTTGTGCCATATTCACAGCAAAGCAAGAACCTATACTCAGTATCTGCGAGTGATAAGTAATGCTTTTAGTAGTCTTGGGTATAGGCACAATAGTTCTAAATTCCATAACGATAAAATAATTAAACGTTACTCCTTTCTAAATCCAACAGAAATTGCTTCCTCTCAATTCCACTAGCATAGCCTGTAAGTGTCCCGTCTGAACCTATAACACGATGACAAGGAATAACGATTGAAATACGGTTTTTCCCATTGGCATTAGCAACAGCTCTCACGCCTTTGGGATTCCCCACAGCCGTAGCCTGTTCTTTATACGAACGCACTTCCCCATACGGAATAGTTTGTAACACTTTCCATACTTCCTCTTGAAAAGAAGTCCCCACCAAAGCCAGCGGTAAACTAAACTCTTTACGCTCTTTGGCAAAGTACTCTCTCAATTGTTTCTCCAACTCCGATAACAACAAACTATCCTCATCTACTTGTGTTGCCCCGTAATGCTTTACGAGTATTTCTTGGTCTTTAAGCCAGTTTTTACTATCAACAAAGTCAAGCATACAAATTGCCTCATCAGTAGCTATGGCAAGCATCTCACCTATGGGGGTGTTAATTCTCTTTTTGTATAGTTTCACCATTTTGTTCTTCTTCATTGATAGCTTCTGTGTTATTAGGGTCGTATTCCGTTTCTTCTAAATCTTTGGACTTTTTGCCTAAACCTATTTTAGGGTTTTCTTGTGTTCCCGTTACTTTTATAGGAATTCCAATAATCCCCAAGGGTGGTAAGCCCAAACGCATCTTAAAGTTCAATCTACCGTCAAAGCTACTCTGCCCTTCTATACGTGGTCTAAACCCTGAAACCTTAAACTTAAACCGCTCTACCGTGATAAGATTGTTCTTTATACTACTCTTGATGTCAATAGTCGAAAGATTAGCATCTCTCAGTCCGTCTGTACCAGTTCTATCACTGATAACATTAAAAAGCTTAAACCCTTTTAGTTGCACGTTCTTCACCGATAGCACTCCTCCTCCTTTTATTGAAGGATAAATAGGTAACATCTCATCATTCAGCTTCCCTTCTACGGCGTAATCCAATGAAATAATACCTTTGGCATCTTTTGCCATTGCCACCATTTCTCTGAACATCTTCACTTCTTTGTAGGCTCTTTGCACGTCAAAGTCTTTGGCTTTAATCTTAAAACTAAAATTAGCGCGTTTAGGTGTTTCATCTGCGTATTTAGCATTTATTTG is from Capnocytophaga ochracea DSM 7271 and encodes:
- a CDS encoding methylated-DNA--[protein]-cysteine S-methyltransferase; its protein translation is MKKNKMVKLYKKRINTPIGEMLAIATDEAICMLDFVDSKNWLKDQEILVKHYGATQVDEDSLLLSELEKQLREYFAKERKEFSLPLALVGTSFQEEVWKVLQTIPYGEVRSYKEQATAVGNPKGVRAVANANGKNRISIVIPCHRVIGSDGTLTGYASGIERKQFLLDLERSNV